In uncultured Methanobrevibacter sp., the DNA window TTGCAAAGAACAAATTCAAATGTAAAATAAAAAGAACAATAACATGTCAAAATCAAAAACAAAGAGAAAATATCACTTATTTAACAAAAACAAGCAAAACATCGATATTCACTTAAATTTTGACATGGTTTCTACAAGGTTTATTTTTTCATATATACATAGCTTACTGGATTGTACTATTTTTTATTTCTGCATTCGTTTACTTTCATAAGGGGCTGTTTATTCAACTGTTTTTGGAAGCAACTATCAAAATATTTATGAGTTCTTTTTATTATTGTGGAGTTTGTTTTGATGGTCGAAAGTGTTATTATTTAATTTGTGTAATAAATAGTATTAACTAGTATGTTTATTTGGAGGAACTGGTAATGGAAAACAAAAATATAATCATAATATTACTTGCAATAATTGTTGTTCTTGCATCTGCAATAGGAGTAATGTTTTTAAATCCAATGCATGCTAAAGAACCAACAAAAATTAAAATTACAAGTGATAATGAGCAAAATGAAGGTGGAAATCTATCTGTTAAATTAACTGATTTAAACAATACTCCAATATCAAAACAGGCAATTAATGTTACAATTACCAACAGCAAAGGCAAAGTGATTACTGATGAGATTATTAAAACCGATTCCAAAGGAAAAGCTAAATTGGATTTTGATTTAAAGAAAGGCAAGTATAATGTAACGGTTAGCTACGGTGGAAATGAGAATTATACGGGAAACAACACAACACAGAAATTGACTATTAAAGAAGAAGTTATAGAAGCCCAAAATGATTACAGTTCTCAATCTCAATCTGAATCTCAATCTTCATCAGGCAATCCGTATGATGTCAATAATCTTCCTCCAAGCAATGATCCTTATCGGGAAACCAGCAGAGAGCAAATTGATGAAAATTATGTAATGCAGAAATATGAAGACGGTTATATTAGTTATGTTGATTTAAGAACTGGGGAAAGAAGAAGCGGAGGATTTTACAAGTAATAATGAGTACATAAAAACAAAATAATGCTGTCTAATCAAGTTACATAAGGGTGTATGATTAAATTGATAATATTTTTGTGAAGTATTATTAAAAAGAGAGATAAATGGTGTTTAACCGACTAAATTAAACACCAGTGTTTTTTTGAGGAAAATTAGTGTTTGGCAGATTTTTAATTTTCCAACGACTTGTTTCAAATTAGGGAAAATTGTCAAAAATATAATTTAAGACGATTCTAATTTTGGAGAGTTTTTGTATTTATTTTGGACGTGATATTGAATATTTAGGTATACCTAAATTTCATCACCAATTATACTGTTGTTGTAACTAGTATATAAATGTTACTATTTTTTAGGTATGCCTAAAAATATCTCCGAAAAAATAAAGTAATGCAACCAACATAGTATATCCAGGACTTTAGGTTTTTGGTGATTTAATGTTTGAAAATGTGACAAAAGCTAGGGCATATGCATATTTGGCGGGAGTATTTTGGGCATTCATGATCATATCTAATATACTGGCCACCAGAACATTGGAAATAGAATTTATAGTGTTGCCGTGTTCAATACTCACATTTCCGGTACTGTTCATTGTAAATGATATTTTGTCGGAGATATACGGTTATAATATGACAAAAGATATTATTTATTTGGGTTTCATAATCAACACTTTCGCAATTGTTCTCTATCATATTGCAATGCTTTTCCCTTCAAACAGTCCTAATGCAGATGCATTTGCAATGCTTCTGTCAACTACTCCCAGACTGTTTGTTGCAGGACTTATCTCATATATGCTTGGTAATCTATTGAATTCAAAAGTTCTGGTTGTGCTGAAAGAAAAATACAGTGATGGGTTATTTGTACGTTGCATACTCAGTACTGTAATCGGTGAGACTGTTGATTCTATTATTTTCATTTCAATTTCATTCATCGGTGTTTTGCCGAGTGATGTGGTATTGACCATGATTTGCTGTCAAATTGTATTTAAATCTTTATATGAAATATTGGCTTATCCGGTAACCAGAAAAGTAATTTTTCGTCTGAGAACTTTGGATGATGGAGAATTGAAAGGTCAAATTTAAAAAAAGAGTATATTGGAAACTCATTTGAGTTTCCCTAAATTAATTTTTGAATTTCTTCACGAACAATCTTGTTAACCATACCACCGTCGGCTTTTCCTTTAAGTTGTTTCATACACATTCCCATTAAAGGACCCATTGCACCCATTTGACGTTCTTTAACCATTGATTCATTGTTTGCTACAATTTCAGCAATGATTTTTGCCACGTCATCTTCACTGAGCATGGTTAAATTGTTTTTCTCTGCAATTTCAGCTATTTCAACGTCAGGAGTTTTGATTGTTTCAACCGCAAGTTTTCTTACACTGTCTTTAGCAATTTTACCCTCTGCCAAAAGAGAAAATATTGCTTTGTAGTGATCAAGGGTCAGTACATCAACATCAAATCCTTCCCTTTTGATTTCTCTTAAATCATATGCAAGAAGTGAAGCGACCGGTGTTGCATCAACATCAACCTCAGCTAAAATTGCTTCAAACATGTCAGCTTCCTGCCTTTTGACAAGCTGTGTTGCCAGGTCTTCACTTAAATTGTACTCTTCAATGATTCTGGCCTGTTTGACATCAGGAAGTTCCGGCAGATTATTTGCAATAGGTTCAATTCTGTCATTGGTAATCTTGAATAAGGGAATATCTGTTTCAAGATACATCCTGTTTGCGGTTGGAAGAGGTCTCATGTATTCTGTGTTACCGTCATCAAGGGCTTTACGGGTTTCTTCAACAACACCTTCAAGACCTAATTGTGCTCTTCTTTTAACTTCTTCCAAAGCGGATACTGCAATGTCTTCATCGTGAGCTACAATGATAAATGCGTCCTCATCACCAACATTTAAAAATTCAGTGACTTTATCAACTTCATCTTGAGTAATTCCGTAAGCAGGCAATTCATCTGAATGGAATATTCCTGCAACGCCACGTTTTTTAGCATAGCTTGCAATTTCAGTACCGAATCTTCTTCCAGGTTGTACTTCACGACCAATCAAACTGTCATAACCTTTCAAAACAACCGCTTTAATTGTTTGAGCAGATTTCAATATTTTTGATTCTGTATCTTCGAGAAGTTCATCCAAATCATGAATCTCTTCTAAAACTTCAGCATTTCTTGCATTAAGTTCTTTTTTAATTTCAATTAAAGCTAATTGTCTTTGAACTTCACGGTTTACAATTTCAGCCATCAAATCAAGATCCTGAACACCTTTGATTTCTACACGTGCACCTTCTGCTATGGAAATGTTCAAATCCTGTCTGATTGTACCGAGACCTCTTTTAACGTTGGTACTTCTTAGAATCTGACCGAGCATATATGCAACTTCACGAACCTGGTCCGGATGATGCATTGAAGGGTCAGTTGTAATTTCAGCAAGAGGTATTCCCAAACGGTCCAGTCTGAATTCTGTGAATCCGTCTTTGGTTTCAACTCTTCTTGCAGCATCCTCTTCAAGACCTAAACTTTCAATAACAACTCTTCCGTATGGAGTGTCAAGATATCCGTCGGTTGCAACCATACCTGTTCTCTGGAATCCTCCTGTATTACTTCCGTCGATTACCTGTTTTCTCATTGTATGGAATTCATCAACAATGTGCATATTCATTAAACATGCGATTGTAATACAAATATCCAATGCTTCTTCATTCAGGCTGTGAGGAGGTTCATCATCGTTTTCAACCAAACATGTATGTTTTGCAAAGTTTTCATATTTGAAATTCAGACCCCTTAAGGATTCCTGCAGTGCCGCACGGTCAATCTCACCAAGTTCGGACTGTGTCGGCCTTAGTTTTCTTTGAACCAGTTCATCAAAATCATCATCAACAAGCTCTGTTTTACATGGACAGAATAGCTTATGCTTACTGTTTAACTGCTGGTGAATTTCAAGTCCCATCATTAATCCTAATTTTTCATAATCCATGCTATCACCTTAATTCAAGAAGTCCTCAATTGTGGATTTTTCTCCAAATTCACCTGCAACGTTTGTTTGCATAATCTCTTTTACTTTTGCATAATCGTCACTTTGACCTAAAGCCCAGCATAACTTGACATATGTTGTTTCAGGGGTCATGTCAATTCCTGAAATTACTCCTGCATCAATGATGTTACGTCCTGTGGAGTAAACGTTCATGTTGACTCTTCCGTAAAGGCACTGTGAGGTCATGATTACTGGTATCTTTTCATCTTCTGCTCTTTTAAATGAGTCGATAATGTCATTTGGAACATGTCCAAGTCCTGTTCCTTCAATTACAAGGCCTTTATATCCTTTGTCAATGTGATATTCGATGAAGTCAGCAGATATTCCTGGAAAACTTTTGATAAATCCGACTTTTTCCTCAATGGATGTATTCAATTCCAGTTCGTTTTCACCACGTTTTGTGTATGCGTAGTCTGGATTAACTGTAACTTTTCTGTTTTGGATTTTAGCTATAGGCTGAGCGTTGATGCTTCTGAATGTGTCTCTTCTTGAAGTGTGCATTTTTCTAACCTTTGTTCCTTTGTGAAGGTATGTGTATTCATCATTCAGGCTTCCGTGCATACACACACAAACTTCTGCAATGTCTGATTTCGCAGCAACCACTGAATCAATCAGGTTGATGTTTGCATCACTTGAAGGTCTGTCTGAACTTCTCTGTGCGCCTGTAATAATTATAGGAACCGGTGTTTTAAGCATAAAACTCAATGCAGCTGAAGTGTAGTGCATTGTATCGGTACCGTGAGCTATTACAACTCCATCAGCACCTTCTGAAATGTCATTGGCAATTTCTTCTGCTGCCTTTGCCCAGTATTCAGGCTTCATGTCTTCACTTAATATATTATATAAAGCCTTAACGTTGTAGTTTGCATAGTCCAAAAGTTCAGGATTTGCTTTTACAAGATCTGATGCGGTAAATGCAGGGTGAACTGCTCCTGTTCTGTAATCAATAACAGATGATACTGTACCTCCGGTTGAGACAATTGAAATGTTCTGTTTGGAATCGTCATGGGGAATTTCAGTTTCTCCAAATCCGATTTTTGGCTTTTCACCTTTTTCAACAAGTTCTGCGGTAGTATTATCAATAGCTACGCCAATGTTATATCCGCTTGATAATTTAATAACAAGATAGCCGTCATCAGCATCTTCAGGCCTGTCAAGAAGGATACCTGTATAGGAGATATCTTCCTTGTTGACTTTGATTTTATCTCCTATGCCCAGACCATACTTTTCTATATAATTTTTTGTATTTTCTTTGTAACTCATCAAATCACACTATGAATTGTTTTTAATCCATTCAGCTCCTGCTTTTAAAACTTCAATGTTCACATCAATGACTTTAGGTTTTGATGCAAACATTTCACGGATTGCATTTTCATAAGATTCGCGTTTTAAAACATCACCAAGTTCTGTTAAAGCACCTAAAAGTGCAGTGTTTGCAGTTCTTGCATTTCCATGCTCTTCTGCAATATCCACACATGGCATTGCAATGACTTTAACGTCACGGTCTGTTTTAAATTCACCGATTTTTGAATCGTAAAGTATAACTCCTCCCTCTTTAACATCCTGTGAGAACTGTTCAAGGGAAGGTTTGTTTAAAGCAATAAGAATGTCAATGTCATCAACGACAGGAGTTCCTATGGTTTCATTGGATATTACAACTGAACAGTTTGATTTTCCGCCTCTCTG includes these proteins:
- a CDS encoding queuosine precursor transporter, with the protein product MFENVTKARAYAYLAGVFWAFMIISNILATRTLEIEFIVLPCSILTFPVLFIVNDILSEIYGYNMTKDIIYLGFIINTFAIVLYHIAMLFPSNSPNADAFAMLLSTTPRLFVAGLISYMLGNLLNSKVLVVLKEKYSDGLFVRCILSTVIGETVDSIIFISISFIGVLPSDVVLTMICCQIVFKSLYEILAYPVTRKVIFRLRTLDDGELKGQI
- the gatE gene encoding Glu-tRNA(Gln) amidotransferase subunit GatE; amino-acid sequence: MDYEKLGLMMGLEIHQQLNSKHKLFCPCKTELVDDDFDELVQRKLRPTQSELGEIDRAALQESLRGLNFKYENFAKHTCLVENDDEPPHSLNEEALDICITIACLMNMHIVDEFHTMRKQVIDGSNTGGFQRTGMVATDGYLDTPYGRVVIESLGLEEDAARRVETKDGFTEFRLDRLGIPLAEITTDPSMHHPDQVREVAYMLGQILRSTNVKRGLGTIRQDLNISIAEGARVEIKGVQDLDLMAEIVNREVQRQLALIEIKKELNARNAEVLEEIHDLDELLEDTESKILKSAQTIKAVVLKGYDSLIGREVQPGRRFGTEIASYAKKRGVAGIFHSDELPAYGITQDEVDKVTEFLNVGDEDAFIIVAHDEDIAVSALEEVKRRAQLGLEGVVEETRKALDDGNTEYMRPLPTANRMYLETDIPLFKITNDRIEPIANNLPELPDVKQARIIEEYNLSEDLATQLVKRQEADMFEAILAEVDVDATPVASLLAYDLREIKREGFDVDVLTLDHYKAIFSLLAEGKIAKDSVRKLAVETIKTPDVEIAEIAEKNNLTMLSEDDVAKIIAEIVANNESMVKERQMGAMGPLMGMCMKQLKGKADGGMVNKIVREEIQKLI
- the gatD gene encoding Glu-tRNA(Gln) amidotransferase subunit GatD; protein product: MSYKENTKNYIEKYGLGIGDKIKVNKEDISYTGILLDRPEDADDGYLVIKLSSGYNIGVAIDNTTAELVEKGEKPKIGFGETEIPHDDSKQNISIVSTGGTVSSVIDYRTGAVHPAFTASDLVKANPELLDYANYNVKALYNILSEDMKPEYWAKAAEEIANDISEGADGVVIAHGTDTMHYTSAALSFMLKTPVPIIITGAQRSSDRPSSDANINLIDSVVAAKSDIAEVCVCMHGSLNDEYTYLHKGTKVRKMHTSRRDTFRSINAQPIAKIQNRKVTVNPDYAYTKRGENELELNTSIEEKVGFIKSFPGISADFIEYHIDKGYKGLVIEGTGLGHVPNDIIDSFKRAEDEKIPVIMTSQCLYGRVNMNVYSTGRNIIDAGVISGIDMTPETTYVKLCWALGQSDDYAKVKEIMQTNVAGEFGEKSTIEDFLN